A genome region from Sphingobacteriaceae bacterium GW460-11-11-14-LB5 includes the following:
- a CDS encoding phage envelope protein, giving the protein MFTIENIRAAESKIKTGADFPQFIKEIKEMGVKRNDVYLSNGLSIYFDDEDNAQQVSPDEYPGLTINTASSADKLAHALKIHQQGETDYFTFCKQAADAGVEKWVTDLDEMTCTYLDAEGNELVKEHIPSV; this is encoded by the coding sequence ATGTTCACGATCGAAAACATCCGGGCAGCAGAATCAAAAATTAAAACTGGTGCAGATTTTCCTCAGTTTATAAAAGAAATTAAGGAAATGGGTGTTAAACGTAATGATGTGTACTTATCTAACGGCTTATCGATTTATTTTGATGATGAAGATAATGCTCAACAGGTAAGCCCTGACGAGTACCCAGGCCTAACGATCAATACAGCATCTTCTGCTGATAAACTGGCGCATGCTTTGAAAATACATCAGCAGGGAGAAACCGATTATTTTACATTTTGTAAGCAAGCTGCAGATGCGGGTGTTGAAAAATGGGTAACTGATCTGGACGAAATGACCTGTACCTATCTGGATGCAGAAGGGAATGAACTGGTAAAAGAGCATATTCCCAGCGTTTAA
- a CDS encoding phosphorylase, which produces MKISESDLIINPDGSIYHLNLLPGDIADTVITVGDPDRVGEVSKYFDKIEFKKGKREFIAHTGYVGKKRITVLSTGIGTDNIDIVINELDALVNVNFETREIKKELTSLNIIRIGTSGAVQPDIPMGTILASSYGLGMDALMNYYLQQLSGDEQLLMDDIKGHFGHLKNIHPYLTAASETLLNTIGKDMAKGITITAPGFYAPQGRIVRAKNAVPDFIGLINSFKSNQYRITNLEMETAGIYALAKVLGHRALSINAILASRVKFEFSKAPDKIVEQAIKMVLERI; this is translated from the coding sequence ATGAAAATATCAGAAAGCGACTTAATCATCAATCCTGATGGTAGCATATACCACCTAAATCTTTTACCTGGAGATATTGCCGATACCGTAATTACTGTTGGCGATCCCGACCGTGTGGGCGAGGTAAGTAAGTATTTCGATAAAATAGAGTTTAAGAAAGGCAAACGCGAATTTATTGCCCATACAGGCTACGTAGGCAAAAAACGAATTACCGTTCTCTCAACAGGGATCGGTACAGACAATATTGATATCGTTATAAATGAACTAGACGCACTGGTTAATGTTAATTTTGAAACCCGTGAAATTAAAAAAGAGCTTACCTCATTAAATATTATCAGAATTGGTACTTCCGGAGCTGTCCAACCGGATATTCCAATGGGAACGATTTTAGCGTCGTCCTATGGCTTAGGGATGGATGCGCTAATGAATTATTATCTTCAGCAATTATCTGGTGATGAACAGCTTTTAATGGACGATATTAAAGGGCATTTTGGACACCTCAAAAACATTCACCCCTATTTAACGGCAGCAAGCGAAACACTGTTAAATACTATTGGTAAGGACATGGCAAAGGGCATTACCATTACTGCACCAGGCTTTTACGCCCCACAAGGCAGAATTGTCAGGGCAAAAAATGCCGTTCCCGATTTTATTGGTTTGATTAACAGTTTTAAGAGCAACCAATACCGGATTACCAATTTAGAGATGGAAACTGCCGGAATTTATGCTTTAGCAAAGGTTTTAGGTCACAGGGCACTCTCCATTAATGCCATTCTGGCGAGCCGGGTAAAATTCGAGTTTAGTAAAGCACCCGACAAAATTGTAGAGCAGGCCATAAAAATGGTTTTAGAAAGGATATAG
- a CDS encoding protein-(glutamine-N5) methyltransferase, release factor-specific — protein MKIGELAEHYELELEPLYDNNEAKALFSIAAEKVLALSSGKLIMQKNIEVSFINMQKLLSILNDLQIGKPIQHILAEAHFYGAVFSVNEHVLIPRPETEELVDWIISDNRSQFSVNSNHKISILDIGTGSGCIPITLKKHLPKAEVSALDVSAHAITVAKHNAERLGEQIRFIEADILTFRSEEKFDIIVSNPPYIRDLEKADMHHNVLVYEPHLALFVRDENPLIFYKAIAEFAKTNLKPNGQLYFEINEYLGKETVEMLKDKGFVNIELRQDMQGKDRMVSAGSPMSEVGSQK, from the coding sequence ATGAAGATAGGAGAATTAGCTGAGCATTACGAACTAGAACTTGAGCCATTATATGATAATAATGAAGCAAAAGCATTATTTAGTATTGCTGCTGAGAAGGTTTTAGCCTTATCTTCCGGTAAACTGATCATGCAAAAGAATATTGAGGTCAGTTTCATCAACATGCAAAAACTCCTGAGTATCCTTAACGATTTGCAGATTGGAAAACCTATTCAACACATTTTAGCAGAAGCCCATTTTTATGGCGCTGTTTTTAGCGTTAATGAGCATGTGCTTATTCCGAGGCCGGAAACAGAAGAACTGGTAGATTGGATTATTTCAGATAACCGTTCGCAGTTTTCAGTTAACAGTAACCATAAAATCAGTATTCTTGATATTGGAACCGGTTCTGGATGCATTCCCATCACACTTAAAAAACATTTACCAAAAGCTGAAGTATCTGCATTGGATGTTTCTGCTCATGCCATTACTGTAGCCAAGCACAATGCCGAAAGGTTGGGAGAGCAGATCAGGTTTATTGAGGCCGATATTTTGACTTTCAGGTCTGAAGAAAAATTTGATATAATCGTGAGTAACCCGCCTTATATCAGGGATTTAGAAAAGGCAGATATGCATCATAACGTATTGGTTTACGAACCCCATTTAGCCTTATTTGTTCGTGACGAAAACCCGTTGATATTTTATAAAGCTATTGCTGAGTTTGCAAAAACTAACCTAAAACCTAACGGACAACTTTATTTCGAGATCAACGAATATTTAGGTAAAGAAACTGTTGAAATGTTAAAAGATAAAGGCTTTGTAAATATTGAGTTAAGGCAGGATATGCAAGGGAAGGATAGGATGGTGAGCGCTGGAAGTCCGATGTCCGAGGTCGGGAGTCAGAAGTGA
- a CDS encoding lauroyl acyltransferase, which produces MIKRGIAHVGVFFLYLLSLLPLPLLFFFARLLYYLLYYVIGYRKKVVRQNLTHSFPEKAPLEIKAIEKKFFLYLAELIFEIIKMTSISKAETLKRVKFTGLEQLEAHFKAGESVLACTGHYGNWELGTLALGLNISAKTMVIYKPISNKVFGKWFDYARTKYGNVFIAMRQTLRGIAAYKNEPTLLCFASDQSPTREETKYYVNFLHQPTAALLGVEKIAKSTKRPIYYFKVNVVKKGYYHIEVLPMCLDPERMHEFEITDLHFKFLENIIKEQPQYWLWSHKRWKFKPE; this is translated from the coding sequence ATGATTAAAAGAGGGATTGCGCACGTTGGCGTATTTTTTTTATACCTGTTATCGCTGCTGCCTTTACCTTTGCTCTTTTTTTTTGCAAGATTACTATATTATCTGCTTTATTACGTAATAGGCTATAGAAAAAAAGTTGTCAGACAGAATTTAACCCACTCTTTTCCTGAAAAAGCTCCTCTCGAAATTAAGGCTATTGAGAAAAAATTCTTCCTGTATCTGGCCGAGCTTATTTTCGAAATCATTAAAATGACCAGCATTTCGAAAGCCGAAACGTTAAAACGCGTAAAATTTACGGGTTTGGAGCAACTAGAAGCTCATTTTAAGGCTGGAGAAAGTGTACTTGCCTGCACAGGCCATTATGGAAACTGGGAATTGGGTACTTTAGCTTTGGGCTTAAATATCTCTGCCAAAACCATGGTGATTTATAAACCCATTAGCAATAAAGTTTTCGGAAAGTGGTTTGATTATGCACGAACAAAATATGGGAATGTTTTTATCGCCATGCGACAAACTTTGCGGGGAATAGCCGCTTATAAAAACGAACCCACGCTTTTATGTTTTGCAAGCGATCAATCGCCTACCAGAGAAGAAACGAAATATTACGTAAATTTTCTGCATCAGCCCACTGCGGCACTTTTAGGTGTAGAAAAAATTGCGAAGTCTACTAAAAGACCGATATACTATTTTAAAGTTAACGTAGTAAAAAAAGGCTATTACCACATAGAAGTTTTGCCCATGTGCCTGGATCCGGAACGAATGCATGAATTCGAGATTACCGATCTACACTTTAAGTTTTTAGAAAATATTATTAAAGAACAGCCGCAATACTGGCTTTGGAGCCATAAACGCTGGAAATTTAAACCCGAATAA
- a CDS encoding type II 3-dehydroquinate dehydratase has translation MMKIQIINGPNLNLLGVREPSIYGNTSIEDYIKELKTVYPDIEIEYYQSNVEGEIINKLHEVGFSYDGVVLNAGGYTHTSVAIADAIAAIKTPVVEVHISNIYAREEYRHVSLTGKNCQGVLTGFGMKGYRLAIESLLI, from the coding sequence ATTATGAAAATACAAATTATTAACGGCCCAAACTTAAACTTATTAGGCGTTCGCGAACCATCTATTTACGGAAACACCAGTATTGAAGATTATATTAAAGAATTAAAAACGGTTTATCCGGATATTGAAATTGAATATTATCAGAGTAATGTTGAGGGTGAGATTATTAATAAACTGCATGAAGTTGGTTTTAGTTATGATGGGGTAGTGCTCAACGCCGGCGGTTACACACATACCTCAGTAGCGATTGCTGATGCAATAGCAGCGATTAAAACGCCTGTGGTTGAGGTACACATCTCTAATATTTATGCCCGTGAAGAATATCGTCATGTTTCTTTAACCGGGAAAAACTGTCAGGGTGTTTTAACAGGCTTTGGTATGAAGGGGTATCGTCTGGCTATTGAAAGTTTGTTGATTTAA
- a CDS encoding transporter, which translates to MIYIILSICCSVTVAVLLKLAKRYQISIIQAVTINYLAALSLCFLFFKPDVKLITSSAPWPIYIALAILLPSIFLFLAASVKNLGIVKTDIAQRLSLFIPILAAYFIFKEDFNNLKIIGLAIGFVAIFLTFIRKSDHEESSKGGLLYPVMVFIGFGVIDVLFKQIALYKELPYTTSLFTVFCLAFIVSLLIVISMVVAGKIKIQLVNVVCGFILGFFNFGNILFYMKAHKALAENPSTVFAAMNLGVIIAGTLIGVIVFKEKLSKLNYAGIILAIAAVIFITLSQNAVR; encoded by the coding sequence ATGATTTACATTATTTTAAGCATCTGCTGCAGTGTTACTGTGGCCGTTTTATTAAAACTGGCCAAGCGATACCAAATCAGTATTATTCAAGCCGTTACCATCAATTACCTTGCTGCATTAAGCTTATGTTTTCTCTTCTTCAAGCCTGATGTTAAACTGATTACCTCTAGCGCACCATGGCCGATTTATATTGCCTTAGCTATTCTATTGCCATCGATATTTTTATTCCTTGCTGCCTCGGTAAAAAACCTGGGCATTGTTAAAACCGACATTGCGCAGCGTTTATCGCTATTTATTCCGATACTGGCCGCTTATTTTATTTTTAAGGAAGATTTTAATAACCTTAAAATTATTGGGCTGGCAATAGGTTTTGTGGCAATTTTTTTAACTTTTATTCGAAAATCTGATCATGAGGAAAGCAGTAAAGGAGGACTCCTCTATCCCGTTATGGTTTTCATTGGTTTTGGGGTAATCGATGTCCTTTTTAAACAAATTGCATTATACAAGGAATTGCCTTATACTACATCGCTTTTTACTGTTTTTTGTCTGGCTTTTATCGTTTCATTGCTTATCGTAATTTCGATGGTGGTGGCCGGCAAAATAAAAATACAGCTGGTAAATGTAGTTTGCGGATTTATTTTGGGCTTCTTCAATTTTGGGAATATCCTTTTTTATATGAAGGCCCATAAAGCCTTAGCCGAAAATCCATCTACCGTTTTTGCAGCCATGAATTTAGGGGTCATTATTGCAGGTACATTAATTGGCGTAATTGTTTTTAAAGAAAAACTAAGCAAATTAAATTATGCAGGTATAATTTTGGCAATTGCAGCCGTTATCTTCATTACACTATCGCAAAATGCTGTTCGATGA
- a CDS encoding magnesium and cobalt transport protein CorA gives MVLHTYNEKSYKKVELENINNIDKLIENKDFCYWFDIKGLGDPNIFETLYSKLDISRLVLEDITSSYQRPKLDEYDNDKYIFAVSRHLFLNEENTLNNDQISFILSERTMITFQETYADCFEPVRKRLEIGKGNIRIGGISYLMYAIMDVIVDNYFALLNFWGEELDTIEDRLYDHPDRRIMYDTQAIKRSLITIRKVAWPERDKLNDIIRTDSPLISDLTKTYMKDAYDHCIQIIDFIESLKEIASANIDMNLSIISNRMNEIMKVLTIISSIFIPLTFIAGIYGMNFSREDPTTGKILKDNMPELYAEHGYLYTWIVMAVIAVLQVIYFWRKGWFK, from the coding sequence ATTGTACTTCATACTTATAACGAAAAGAGTTATAAAAAAGTGGAACTGGAGAACATCAATAATATTGATAAACTGATTGAAAATAAAGATTTTTGTTATTGGTTTGATATAAAAGGATTGGGTGATCCGAATATATTTGAAACGCTCTATTCAAAGTTAGATATCAGCAGGCTGGTACTGGAAGATATTACCAGTTCTTACCAGCGCCCGAAGCTGGATGAATATGATAACGATAAGTACATTTTTGCGGTAAGCAGGCATCTGTTTTTAAACGAGGAGAATACTTTAAATAATGATCAGATCTCTTTTATCTTATCAGAACGTACAATGATCACCTTTCAGGAAACTTATGCTGATTGTTTTGAACCTGTAAGGAAACGTTTGGAAATAGGGAAGGGCAACATTCGTATTGGCGGCATTAGTTACCTGATGTATGCCATTATGGATGTTATCGTAGATAATTATTTTGCCTTATTAAATTTCTGGGGTGAAGAGCTGGATACAATTGAAGACCGTTTATACGATCATCCTGACCGGAGAATCATGTACGATACACAAGCTATTAAAAGGTCTTTAATCACGATTAGGAAAGTAGCCTGGCCGGAGCGGGATAAACTGAATGATATTATCCGTACCGATAGTCCCTTAATATCCGATCTGACCAAAACTTACATGAAGGATGCTTATGATCACTGTATCCAGATTATTGATTTTATAGAATCACTCAAAGAGATTGCTTCTGCCAATATCGATATGAATTTATCGATTATCAGCAACCGGATGAACGAAATTATGAAGGTTCTAACCATCATTTCATCCATTTTTATTCCTTTAACCTTTATTGCAGGGATTTATGGAATGAATTTTAGCAGGGAAGATCCTACAACCGGAAAAATACTGAAAGATAATATGCCCGAATTATACGCGGAACATGGTTACTTGTATACCTGGATTGTAATGGCTGTCATTGCGGTTTTGCAGGTAATTTATTTTTGGCGTAAAGGCTGGTTTAAATAA
- a CDS encoding glycosyl transferase family 2 yields MNPSVAVVILNWNGKAYLKQFLPGVLLSEYDNLQIVVGDNASTDDSVSFLQENFPTVKIIQNDQNYGFAGGYNKVLERVEADYFILLNSDVEVTPNWIQPVIDLMESDAQIAAAQPKIKWQLNKKQFEYAGAAGGYLDIYSFPFCRGRLFNVYEFDHDQYNDQTEVFWASGAAFFIKSKCWEEAGGLDADLFAHMEEIDLCWRLKNLNYKIMYCPDAEVYHVGGGTLQTENPFKTYLNFRNNLIIMQKNLPAGDAIFRITIRMFIDFVAWWHFLLTGKRKFTMAVTKGHWHFLKSLSKTNKKRKSVQKAYSEHTGVYNNSVVWAFFIKKIKYFSELK; encoded by the coding sequence ATGAACCCATCTGTAGCCGTTGTAATTTTAAACTGGAATGGAAAAGCATATTTAAAGCAATTTTTACCAGGAGTTTTGCTTTCTGAATATGATAATCTGCAAATTGTGGTGGGCGATAATGCCTCCACCGATGATTCTGTTTCATTTTTACAAGAAAACTTCCCTACCGTTAAAATTATCCAGAACGATCAGAATTATGGTTTTGCAGGCGGCTACAATAAGGTTTTAGAACGTGTTGAGGCTGATTACTTTATCTTACTCAATTCGGATGTGGAGGTAACTCCCAACTGGATACAGCCAGTGATTGACCTGATGGAAAGTGATGCACAGATTGCCGCAGCGCAACCTAAGATTAAATGGCAGTTAAACAAAAAACAATTCGAATATGCAGGCGCTGCAGGAGGTTATCTGGATATCTACTCTTTCCCGTTCTGCAGAGGCAGATTGTTTAATGTATATGAGTTTGATCACGACCAATACAATGATCAAACGGAAGTTTTTTGGGCAAGTGGGGCTGCATTTTTCATTAAAAGCAAATGTTGGGAAGAAGCGGGAGGTTTAGATGCAGATCTGTTTGCACATATGGAGGAAATTGATCTTTGCTGGCGTTTAAAGAACCTCAATTATAAGATTATGTATTGTCCGGATGCCGAAGTTTACCATGTAGGTGGCGGAACATTACAAACGGAGAATCCCTTTAAAACCTATCTCAATTTCAGGAACAACCTCATCATCATGCAGAAAAACCTACCTGCTGGCGATGCCATTTTCCGAATTACGATCAGGATGTTTATTGATTTTGTTGCGTGGTGGCACTTTTTGCTAACCGGAAAACGTAAATTCACCATGGCAGTGACCAAAGGTCATTGGCATTTTCTTAAATCGCTTTCAAAAACGAACAAAAAGCGCAAAAGCGTTCAAAAAGCATATAGTGAACATACCGGAGTATACAATAACAGCGTTGTGTGGGCATTTTTTATTAAGAAAATCAAATATTTTTCGGAATTGAAGTAA
- a CDS encoding galactose-1-epimerase, with amino-acid sequence MSVQQIPTGKIIDGEEVIAIELTNSKGTYVKIFNYGTIINKFVVKNAKGEKQDIVLGFDTFDEYLNPAYLANYPYFGAIIGRYANRIKNGRVQIDDETYQLAQNAGTDTLHGGIVGFDKKVWDIVEINDGAQPSVTLQYESVDGEENFPGNLVIDLTFELTDNDELILSYEAETDKATAINLTHHSYFNLAPEGGSIKNHKQQIFASNYLEQDDNYSVTGKLIPVEGTPLDFTKSKAIGQDWNEDEGYDQTFVLDKIYGDLSLASKTIEEESGLVLSVYTTEPVAHLYTAKYLGVKNGKGGKDYDSYGAFCVETQHHPNAVNIPAFPTTILRPDDLYTQTTIYKVSLNR; translated from the coding sequence ATGAGCGTTCAGCAAATACCAACCGGAAAAATTATTGATGGCGAAGAAGTTATCGCAATCGAACTAACCAATAGCAAAGGCACTTATGTCAAAATATTCAATTATGGTACAATCATCAACAAATTTGTAGTTAAGAATGCCAAAGGCGAAAAACAGGATATCGTGCTTGGTTTCGATACTTTTGACGAATACCTCAATCCAGCTTATTTGGCAAACTACCCTTATTTTGGTGCTATAATTGGCCGATATGCCAACCGCATTAAAAATGGAAGAGTCCAGATTGATGATGAAACTTATCAATTGGCACAAAACGCCGGTACCGATACACTACACGGCGGTATAGTAGGTTTTGATAAAAAAGTATGGGATATTGTTGAAATTAATGATGGCGCACAACCCTCAGTTACCCTGCAATATGAAAGTGTGGATGGAGAGGAAAATTTTCCCGGAAACCTGGTTATTGATTTAACATTCGAACTGACTGACAATGATGAGCTGATATTAAGTTATGAGGCAGAAACCGATAAAGCTACCGCGATTAACTTAACACACCACAGTTATTTTAATCTCGCTCCTGAAGGTGGAAGCATTAAAAACCATAAACAACAGATTTTCGCTTCAAATTATTTGGAACAAGATGATAATTATTCGGTAACGGGTAAATTAATCCCTGTTGAAGGTACACCTTTGGATTTTACTAAATCTAAAGCGATAGGGCAGGATTGGAATGAGGATGAGGGATATGATCAAACTTTCGTTTTAGACAAGATTTATGGCGATTTATCGCTGGCCAGCAAAACAATTGAGGAAGAAAGCGGTTTAGTTTTAAGCGTATATACTACAGAACCGGTAGCCCATTTGTACACCGCAAAATATTTAGGCGTAAAGAACGGTAAAGGCGGAAAGGATTATGACAGTTATGGTGCCTTTTGTGTAGAAACACAACACCATCCAAATGCCGTTAATATTCCAGCATTTCCAACTACCATTTTAAGACCGGATGATTTGTACACGCAAACAACCATTTATAAAGTTTCACTAAACAGATAA
- a CDS encoding riboflavin biosynthesis protein RibD, which translates to MSDEFYIKRCLDLAALALGNVSPNPMVGCVIVVDGKIIGEGYHQEYGKSHAEPNAIKAVFDHFGNEAENLLKQATAYVNLEPCAHFGKTPPCADLLVKHQLKKVVIGNRDPFSGVDGKGIEKLRNAGIEVLSGILDDECRYFNRRFFTRIQKQRPYIILKWAETANGYFATKDGHQKWISGALAKRLAHQWRSEEDAILIGKQTAIMDNPQLTSREWPGKNPIRLVIDKNLQVPVTNHIFNTAAKTIIFNEVKTDVIENIHYIQMEDMHFYLAQKVAFQLYLMDIQSVIIEGGANILNQFLSTNLWDEARIFTSSNSWNEGVSSPAINGNLQDTVQIGNDKLSIYLNDIK; encoded by the coding sequence ATGAGCGATGAATTTTATATAAAACGCTGTCTGGACTTAGCGGCCCTGGCTTTGGGTAACGTTAGTCCGAACCCAATGGTTGGCTGTGTTATTGTTGTAGACGGCAAAATTATTGGAGAAGGATATCATCAGGAATATGGAAAATCGCACGCCGAACCCAATGCCATTAAAGCTGTATTTGATCACTTTGGCAATGAGGCTGAAAATTTATTAAAACAAGCTACTGCCTATGTAAACCTGGAGCCCTGTGCGCATTTTGGCAAAACACCTCCCTGTGCAGATTTGCTGGTCAAACATCAGTTAAAAAAGGTAGTTATTGGCAACAGAGACCCTTTTTCTGGAGTTGACGGCAAAGGTATCGAGAAACTCAGAAATGCGGGAATTGAAGTGTTAAGTGGAATTTTAGATGATGAATGTCGCTATTTCAACAGAAGGTTCTTTACCAGAATCCAAAAGCAAAGGCCATATATCATCTTAAAATGGGCCGAAACCGCAAATGGCTATTTCGCAACAAAAGATGGTCACCAGAAATGGATTAGCGGTGCCCTGGCCAAACGTTTAGCGCACCAATGGCGTAGCGAAGAAGATGCCATTCTGATCGGCAAACAGACTGCCATTATGGATAATCCGCAATTAACTTCGCGTGAATGGCCTGGCAAAAATCCCATTCGTCTGGTAATCGACAAAAACCTTCAGGTGCCAGTCACAAACCATATTTTCAATACAGCGGCCAAAACCATTATCTTTAATGAGGTTAAAACCGATGTAATAGAGAATATCCATTATATCCAAATGGAAGATATGCACTTTTATTTAGCGCAAAAAGTTGCCTTTCAGCTCTACCTGATGGATATACAATCGGTAATTATTGAAGGTGGCGCCAATATTTTAAATCAATTTTTAAGTACCAACCTATGGGATGAAGCGCGTATTTTTACTTCATCTAACAGCTGGAATGAGGGAGTTTCCTCGCCAGCCATAAATGGAAATTTGCAAGACACTGTACAAATTGGAAATGACAAACTCTCTATCTATCTAAACGACATCAAATAA
- a CDS encoding site-specific tyrosine recombinase XerD, which produces MLWPSYIKGFKSYLKLERSLSSNSVDAYLSDIDKLIQFFQSLNEEPKLTDITITHLKSFISWLNDLGMQASTQARVISGLKAFFSYLMLEEVISNDPTALLEAPKLSRKLPDTLNIYEINELIAGIDASKSEGMRNKAIMEVLYGCGLRVTELTELRISNVFPQIEFIKVIGKGNKERLVPIGSVALKLLDIYINEVRVHANIKKGHEDFIFLNRFGAKLSRISIFNLIKSLAISTGLKKTISPHTLRHSFATHLIEGGADLRAVQEMLGHSSITTTEIYTHIDRDYLREVITQFHPRA; this is translated from the coding sequence ATGCTTTGGCCATCATATATTAAAGGATTTAAATCGTATTTAAAGTTAGAGCGGTCGTTATCCAGCAATTCTGTTGATGCCTATCTGAGCGATATTGATAAACTGATCCAGTTTTTTCAATCTTTAAATGAGGAACCCAAACTAACAGATATAACCATAACGCATTTAAAATCTTTTATCTCCTGGCTGAATGACCTGGGTATGCAAGCCAGTACGCAGGCTCGGGTAATATCGGGTCTAAAAGCTTTTTTCTCCTATTTAATGCTCGAGGAGGTGATTTCGAACGATCCTACAGCGCTGCTTGAAGCACCAAAACTCAGCAGAAAATTACCCGATACATTAAACATTTACGAAATTAACGAACTTATTGCGGGCATAGATGCCTCAAAATCCGAAGGCATGCGCAATAAAGCCATTATGGAAGTATTGTACGGCTGTGGCTTGCGTGTAACAGAATTAACCGAACTCAGGATCTCCAATGTATTTCCGCAGATTGAATTTATAAAAGTAATTGGAAAAGGAAATAAAGAACGTTTGGTCCCTATTGGAAGCGTAGCGTTAAAATTGCTCGATATTTACATCAATGAAGTGCGTGTACATGCTAATATTAAAAAAGGACATGAAGATTTTATCTTTTTAAACCGTTTTGGTGCTAAACTTTCGCGTATTTCAATTTTCAACCTGATTAAAAGCCTGGCCATTTCTACAGGATTAAAGAAAACAATCAGTCCTCATACCTTAAGGCATTCATTCGCTACCCATTTAATTGAAGGAGGTGCCGATTTACGAGCCGTACAGGAAATGCTGGGCCATTCGAGTATTACTACCACAGAAATTTATACGCACATCGACAGAGACTATTTAAGAGAGGTCATTACGCAGTTTCATCCGAGGGCTTAG
- a CDS encoding YigZ family protein, whose protein sequence is MLFDDSYKTIESTSEGIFRDKGSKFIAYAYPIRSEEEVKPIITSLRAEHAKARHFCYAYRLTPDRSVFRVNDDGEPSGTAGRPILNCLLSEDLTNILMVVVRYFGGTLLGVPGLINAYKSASIEAIKAAVIINKTVNDVYEAYFEYLQMNEVMKLSKEENLQILGQQFDTNCILKFEVRKAQLNQVLSKFDKIDGVKLKYLQTI, encoded by the coding sequence ATGCTGTTCGATGATTCATATAAAACCATCGAAAGTACTTCAGAAGGTATATTTCGAGATAAAGGCAGCAAATTTATTGCTTATGCCTACCCAATCCGTAGTGAGGAAGAAGTAAAACCGATTATTACCAGTTTACGTGCAGAACATGCCAAGGCCAGGCACTTTTGTTATGCTTATCGCCTAACACCTGACCGGTCTGTTTTCAGAGTGAATGATGATGGCGAACCTTCTGGTACTGCAGGTAGACCAATTCTGAATTGTTTATTATCAGAAGATCTGACTAATATCCTGATGGTGGTTGTTCGTTATTTTGGAGGCACATTATTGGGGGTTCCTGGTTTAATTAACGCATATAAATCTGCTAGTATAGAAGCAATTAAAGCAGCTGTCATTATCAACAAAACAGTTAATGATGTTTACGAAGCCTATTTCGAATACCTGCAAATGAACGAGGTAATGAAGTTGAGCAAAGAAGAAAACTTGCAAATATTAGGGCAGCAGTTTGATACCAATTGCATATTGAAATTTGAAGTGAGAAAAGCACAACTCAATCAGGTTTTAAGTAAATTTGATAAAATTGATGGGGTTAAATTAAAATACCTGCAAACGATTTAA